The following proteins come from a genomic window of Campylobacter coli 76339:
- a CDS encoding major facilitator family transporter, putative, translating into MLKILIIFCAILTLAIVYAPQPITPLLSDYFHVNLHQISWIISVTLIPLAIAPLLYGYLLEIFSLKKILIVSLFLCSVFGIIGNLNDNFYFFLFFRLLQALCIPAILTALLTLLSRLESDNIQKNIAIYVGATTFGGFVGRVFGSFLSDLFSWHFALNFFSILMLFCSFLFLFFKERCTSLNTQTSLKDFLPFVKEFRFVVILFCVFVIFFSFQSIVSFLPFHLKESIKDITQTQIGLVYLGFLTGVISSLLIGKTIEILGSKIRTAIFGFLVFITGCFCMMIGNFYFAFFAMFVFCSGMFISHCIFSGILNSSTDKKGLANGIYLTFYYSGGALGSVLPSFYYESFGWEFLCIFTAFLLFIALIIFSKFRYFYK; encoded by the coding sequence ATGCTTAAAATTCTGATTATTTTTTGTGCTATATTAACCCTAGCTATTGTTTATGCCCCGCAGCCTATAACACCTTTACTTTCTGATTATTTTCATGTAAATTTACATCAAATCTCTTGGATAATTAGCGTCACACTGATTCCCCTAGCAATCGCACCCTTACTTTATGGCTATTTGCTTGAAATTTTTTCCTTAAAGAAAATTCTTATTGTTTCTTTATTTTTATGTTCTGTTTTTGGCATTATCGGAAATTTAAACGATAATTTTTATTTTTTTCTATTTTTTAGGCTTTTACAAGCTCTTTGTATACCTGCTATATTGACAGCACTTCTTACCTTGCTTAGTCGTTTAGAAAGTGATAATATACAAAAAAACATAGCTATTTATGTAGGTGCTACAACCTTTGGTGGATTTGTTGGAAGGGTTTTTGGAAGTTTTCTAAGCGATCTTTTTTCTTGGCATTTTGCCTTAAATTTTTTCAGCATTTTAATGCTATTTTGTAGTTTTTTATTTTTATTTTTTAAAGAGCGTTGTACGAGCTTAAACACCCAAACTTCTTTGAAAGACTTTTTACCCTTTGTTAAAGAGTTTCGATTTGTAGTGATTTTGTTTTGTGTTTTTGTTATCTTTTTCTCTTTTCAAAGTATAGTAAGTTTTTTACCTTTTCATCTTAAAGAAAGTATAAAAGATATCACTCAAACACAAATTGGACTTGTTTATTTGGGATTTTTAACTGGAGTGATAAGCTCACTACTTATAGGTAAAACTATAGAAATTTTAGGCTCAAAAATTCGCACAGCTATATTTGGATTTTTGGTTTTTATAACGGGTTGTTTTTGCATGATGATAGGGAATTTTTATTTTGCCTTTTTTGCTATGTTTGTATTTTGCAGTGGAATGTTTATAAGTCATTGTATATTTTCAGGAATCTTAAACTCAAGCACCGATAAAAAAGGCTTAGCTAATGGAATTTATTTAACATTTTATTATAGTGGCGGCGCTTTGGGTTCTGTATTGCCAAGTTTTTATTATGAAAGTTTTGGCTGGGAATTTTTATGTATTTTCACAGCCTTTTTACTTTTCATTGCTTTGATAATTTTTAGCAAATTCAGATATTTTTATAAATGA
- a CDS encoding Transmembrane transport protein yields MFSSFFKSKKWALWAYLGLFLLLFFLYVQTSLNVAINSWYSDFYNVLQKPKIELLDSNSTQKTEENLENNSTLIQEANQKAQENFQKANFINKGALYYYQSLLEYFFNSRAMIEKESYSASDFYALITVFLAIAIPYVLIATINIYFASIYAFKWREAMTFSYLEFWKNKDDNIEGSSQRIQEDTYNFSKIVESLGLSFIRALMTLVAFIPILWTLSDAVSKALFANLDENSSFYFLKNIDGLLVYVALLISLGGLIISWFVGIKLPGLEYNNQKAEAAFRKELVYAEDNRKEYAKNETMIELFTGLKFNYKRLFLHYGYFNIWLILFEQMIVIVPFLIMAPGLFAGAIGLGIVMQINNAFDQVRSSFSVFITNWTTITQLRSIYKRLKEFEKNIEYSKNKSKNHL; encoded by the coding sequence ATGTTCTCTTCTTTTTTTAAAAGTAAAAAATGGGCTTTATGGGCTTATTTAGGACTTTTTTTACTGTTATTTTTCTTATATGTGCAAACAAGCTTAAATGTTGCGATCAATTCATGGTATAGTGACTTTTACAATGTTTTACAAAAACCAAAAATAGAACTTTTAGATTCTAATTCTACACAAAAAACAGAAGAAAATCTTGAAAATAATTCGACTTTAATCCAAGAAGCTAATCAAAAAGCGCAAGAAAATTTTCAAAAAGCTAATTTTATCAATAAAGGCGCGCTTTATTATTATCAAAGCTTGCTAGAGTATTTTTTTAATTCTAGGGCTATGATTGAAAAAGAAAGTTATTCTGCAAGTGATTTTTATGCTTTGATTACAGTGTTTTTAGCCATTGCTATTCCTTATGTTTTAATCGCAACGATTAATATTTATTTTGCTAGTATTTATGCCTTTAAATGGCGCGAAGCTATGACTTTTTCTTATTTGGAATTTTGGAAAAATAAGGATGATAATATAGAAGGAAGTTCACAAAGAATTCAAGAAGATACTTATAATTTTTCTAAAATTGTAGAAAGTTTAGGGCTTAGTTTTATAAGAGCTTTGATGACTCTTGTAGCCTTTATACCGATTTTGTGGACTTTAAGCGATGCTGTGAGTAAGGCTTTGTTTGCAAATTTGGACGAGAATTCTAGCTTTTATTTTTTAAAAAATATCGACGGCTTGCTTGTTTATGTTGCACTTTTGATTTCTTTAGGGGGATTGATCATATCTTGGTTTGTAGGGATTAAGCTTCCAGGACTTGAATACAACAACCAAAAAGCCGAAGCAGCTTTTAGAAAAGAGCTTGTTTATGCTGAAGATAACCGCAAAGAATACGCCAAAAATGAAACCATGATAGAGCTTTTTACAGGACTTAAATTCAATTATAAAAGACTTTTTTTACACTACGGATATTTTAATATTTGGTTGATTTTGTTTGAGCAAATGATAGTTATCGTTCCATTTTTAATCATGGCTCCAGGACTTTTTGCAGGAGCTATAGGACTTGGTATTGTCATGCAGATTAACAATGCTTTTGATCAAGTAAGAAGTTCTTTTAGCGTTTTTATTACCAATTGGACAACCATTACTCAACTTAGAAGTATATATAAGCGTTTAAAAGAATTTGAAAAAAATATCGAATACTCAAAAAATAAGAGTAAAAATCATTTATAA